A genomic window from Aquila chrysaetos chrysaetos chromosome 9, bAquChr1.4, whole genome shotgun sequence includes:
- the LOC115345893 gene encoding uncharacterized protein LOC115345893: MSYGLLGTLLLLLPENPPQNCSPPAGPTLAEVRHVQQSPGQLWVLPGETAELSCRVLDHSQYVNWYKERPDGSLYWIYRNLNYPSSAGKYSGRSETWGSFSFTISSVQREDSGVYYCSSSNFYTLFGDRTRLVVTNASEPKLSILVPIDAEEPGQPLASIPLLCHLHDLPPGWDTVRWQPGGEVTPVTAATVDKHGILSAWSITWVSAKRWDGAAVCTALENGTGKTISVTITKGPGEEACPSWPLALGLSCVSLLFLLQLTTLLCRRHLARGDRPPPPHPSQPLRHGSLLASPSHPHVHPGEPSRR, translated from the exons ATGTCCTACGGGCTCCTGGGgaccctcctgctcctcctgccag AAAATCCACCTCAAAACTGCTCCCCTCCTGCAGGACCCACCTTGGCAGAGGTGAGACACGTGCAGCAAAGCCCCGGGCAGCTCTGGGTGCTCCCTGGAGAGACGGCAGAGCTGAGCTGTCGCGTCTTGGACCACAGCCAGTACGTGAACTGGTACAAGGAGAGGCCGGACGGCAGTTTGTACTGGATTTACCGGAACTTGAACTACCCCTCTTCGGCGGGAAAATACTCTGGGAGGAGTGAAACATGGGGGAGTTTTTCCTTCACCATCAGCTCCGTGCAGAGGGAGGATTCCGGGGTTTATTATTGCAGCTCCTCCAACTTCTACACCCTCTTTGGGGATAGGACCAGGCTTGTCGTCACCA ATGCCTCTGAGCCCAAGCTCTCCATCCTGGTGCCCATCGATGCAGAGGAGCCCGGACAGCCCCTGGccagcatccccctgctctgccacctCCACGACCTCCCTCCGGGCTGGGACACCGTGCGCTGGCAGCCCGGTGGGGAGGTGACACCGGTGACAGCAGCCACCGTGGACAAGCATGGCATCCTCAGCGCCTGGAGCATCACCTGGGTCTCGGCCAAGCGGTGGGACGGGGCTGCGGTGTGCACGGCCCTGGAGAACGGCACGGGCAAGACCATCAGCGTCACCATCACTAAAGGACCCGGGGAGG AAGCATGCCCTTCCTGGCCGCTGGCGCTGGGGCTGTCCTGCgtctccctccttttcctgctccagctgaccaCCCTGCTCTGCAGACGGCATCTGGCCAGAGGTgaccgtcccccccccccgcacccctcACAGCCCCTTCGCCACGGCTCTCTCCTCGCCTCCCCCAGCCACCCACACGTACACCCAGGAGAACCATCCAGAAGGTAA